A stretch of the Vigna radiata var. radiata cultivar VC1973A chromosome 7, Vradiata_ver6, whole genome shotgun sequence genome encodes the following:
- the LOC106768346 gene encoding E3 ubiquitin-protein ligase MBR2 isoform X6 — protein sequence MQGQRRSVGSFPTIISMRQAPSSRGTDTNHQSSLNHVQNAVDSRFSDYRGSFGETAYLCSTSQDVQSFSCWNLGESSSRLNLTNQSNAEGLKSEHGLSSSYNATSEDGLEYEERQFEPNRVIFPVSSSNNLHGNQSRVYPPFCQGSSSNHITQHISLDMGHVANASDRGKGKEASSSVDDYNSNGIDREKTLFGSASCNYIGPSSENSGSMAWVEGDSSSSLVDWGPSCKRKALEGSSRQLCSGGSSSALAQSENDYWPIGPADPNASSNLSDVSTLEDIPVTSPPLLQNVRNEVRQKASNAFPLISIAENLERPLRNFNRRMSQLQDQESIHVNLPSIGCFRHQNHSSLNQIPSSQSFNDSLELRLIAEVTTANSGTSLNQSPAQRIHSFPLSRIANPRWGRSSFSYNSGDRVIREDFNLRVFPRDSTEHPLNAPASSQYEPTRWHTPSGNVNFSEGVPRSWIGSSSNAHPSHNSGWNFNHEVPNENVQSVSEFNLWPLFPSICSASGIHNGHSTPSSSGPPSFTQGSGNNQSYLRTTLLTERGAEVLSSPHSLQALTFGNEGRRQLLSEIRQVLMAIRRGIKIM from the exons ATGCAAGGTCAAAGGAGAAGTGTTGGATCGTTCCCAACAATTATTAGTATGAGGCAAGCGCCCAGTTCTCGTGGCACTGATACAAATCATCAGTCTTCCTTGAATCATGTGCAAAATGCTGTAGATTCCCGATTTTCAGATTATAGGGGATCTTTTGGTGAGACTGCATATTTATGTAGTACTAGTCAGGATGTTCAAAGCTTCAGTTGTTGGAATTTAGGGGAATCTAGTTCTAGACTGAATCTGACCAACCAAAGCAATGCGGAAGGTCTAAAATCAGAACATGGTTTGTCTTCTTCATATAATGCTACTAGTGAGGATGGTCTCGAGTATGAGGAAAGACAATTTGAACCAAATAGAGTAATTTTTCCTGTTAGCTCAAGTAATAACCTACATGGCAATCAATCTAGAGTTTATCCTCCCTTTTGTCAAGGCTCTAGTTCTAATCATATTACCCAACATATTAGTCTAGATATGGGGCATGTTGCCAATGCTTCTGACCGTGGGAAGGGAAAAGAAGCTAGTAGTAGTGTTGATGACTATAATAGTAATGGAATAGATAGAGAAAAGACATTATTTGGCAGTGCATCATGTAATTACATAGGACCTTCATCTGAAAACTCTGGATCCATGGCTTGGGTTGAAGGTGATAGTTCAAGTTCTCTAGTTGATTGGGGTCCTTCCTGCAAGAGAAAAGCTCTTGAAGGTAGTTCTAGGCAACTGTGCTCAGGAGGAAGCTCAAGCGCGCTTGCACAATCTGAAAATGATTATTGGCCTATTGGTCCTGCTGATCCTAATGCTTCTAGCAACTTAAGTGATGTTTCAACTTTGGAGGATATTCCTGTTACCAGTCCTCCATTACTGCAGAATGTAAGAAATGAAGTGAGACAAAAAGCTTCCAATGCATTTCCTTTGATAAGTATTGCAGAAAATCTAGAAAGGCCTCTAAGAAACTTCAATAGAAGAATGAGCCAACTACAGGATCAGGAATCTATACATGTCAATTTACCATCAATAGGGTGTTTTAGGCATCAAAATCATTCTTCGCTGAATCAAATACCTAGCTCTCAGTCATTTAATGATTCATTGGAATTGAGGTTAATAGCTGAAGTAACAACTGCTAATTCTGGTACTTCTTTAAACCAATCACCTGCCCAACGCATCCATTCTTTTCCTTTGAGTAGAATCGCCAATCCTAGGTGGGGTAGatcttcattttcttataaCTCTGGAGATAGAGTTATTCGAGAAGACTTTAATTTGAGAGTGTTTCCCAGAGATAGTACTGAGCACCCTTTGAATGCACCTGCATCTTCACAATACGAACCTACACGTTGGCATACACCTTCTGGTAATGTGAACTTTTCTGAAGGTGTACCTCGATCTTGGATTGGATCTAGTTCAAATGCCCACCCTTCACATAACTCTGGCTGGAATTTTAATCATGAAGTCCCAAATGAAAATGTGCAGAGTGTGTCAGAGTTCAATCTTTGGCCCCTTTTTCCATCAATTTGCTCTGCATCTGGTATTCATAATGGTCATTCTACTCCATCTTCTTCTGGCCCTCCCTCGTTTACCCAGGGTTCTGGCAACAATCAATCCTATTTAAGAACAACATTGTTAACGGAAAGAGGTGCTGAAGTTCTCTCTAGTCCCCATTCATTGCAAGCACTAACCTTCGGCAATGAGGGGAGACGACAACTACTATCCGAg ATTCGCCAGGTCTTGATGGCAATTCGAAGGG GAATCAAAATAATGTAG
- the LOC106768346 gene encoding E3 ubiquitin-protein ligase MBR1 isoform X4 produces MQGQRRSVGSFPTIISMRQAPSSRGTDTNHQSSLNHVQNAVDSRFSDYRGSFGETAYLCSTSQDVQSFSCWNLGESSSRLNLTNQSNAEGLKSEHGLSSSYNATSEDGLEYEERQFEPNRVIFPVSSSNNLHGNQSRVYPPFCQGSSSNHITQHISLDMGHVANASDRGKGKEASSSVDDYNSNGIDREKTLFGSASCNYIGPSSENSGSMAWVEGDSSSSLVDWGPSCKRKALEGSSRQLCSGGSSSALAQSENDYWPIGPADPNASSNLSDVSTLEDIPVTSPPLLQNVRNEVRQKASNAFPLISIAENLERPLRNFNRRMSQLQDQESIHVNLPSIGCFRHQNHSSLNQIPSSQSFNDSLELRLIAEVTTANSGTSLNQSPAQRIHSFPLSRIANPRWGRSSFSYNSGDRVIREDFNLRVFPRDSTEHPLNAPASSQYEPTRWHTPSGNVNFSEGVPRSWIGSSSNAHPSHNSGWNFNHEVPNENVQSVSEFNLWPLFPSICSASGIHNGHSTPSSSGPPSFTQGSGNNQSYLRTTLLTERGAEVLSSPHSLQALTFGNEGRRQLLSEIRQVLMAIRRGENLRAEESK; encoded by the exons ATGCAAGGTCAAAGGAGAAGTGTTGGATCGTTCCCAACAATTATTAGTATGAGGCAAGCGCCCAGTTCTCGTGGCACTGATACAAATCATCAGTCTTCCTTGAATCATGTGCAAAATGCTGTAGATTCCCGATTTTCAGATTATAGGGGATCTTTTGGTGAGACTGCATATTTATGTAGTACTAGTCAGGATGTTCAAAGCTTCAGTTGTTGGAATTTAGGGGAATCTAGTTCTAGACTGAATCTGACCAACCAAAGCAATGCGGAAGGTCTAAAATCAGAACATGGTTTGTCTTCTTCATATAATGCTACTAGTGAGGATGGTCTCGAGTATGAGGAAAGACAATTTGAACCAAATAGAGTAATTTTTCCTGTTAGCTCAAGTAATAACCTACATGGCAATCAATCTAGAGTTTATCCTCCCTTTTGTCAAGGCTCTAGTTCTAATCATATTACCCAACATATTAGTCTAGATATGGGGCATGTTGCCAATGCTTCTGACCGTGGGAAGGGAAAAGAAGCTAGTAGTAGTGTTGATGACTATAATAGTAATGGAATAGATAGAGAAAAGACATTATTTGGCAGTGCATCATGTAATTACATAGGACCTTCATCTGAAAACTCTGGATCCATGGCTTGGGTTGAAGGTGATAGTTCAAGTTCTCTAGTTGATTGGGGTCCTTCCTGCAAGAGAAAAGCTCTTGAAGGTAGTTCTAGGCAACTGTGCTCAGGAGGAAGCTCAAGCGCGCTTGCACAATCTGAAAATGATTATTGGCCTATTGGTCCTGCTGATCCTAATGCTTCTAGCAACTTAAGTGATGTTTCAACTTTGGAGGATATTCCTGTTACCAGTCCTCCATTACTGCAGAATGTAAGAAATGAAGTGAGACAAAAAGCTTCCAATGCATTTCCTTTGATAAGTATTGCAGAAAATCTAGAAAGGCCTCTAAGAAACTTCAATAGAAGAATGAGCCAACTACAGGATCAGGAATCTATACATGTCAATTTACCATCAATAGGGTGTTTTAGGCATCAAAATCATTCTTCGCTGAATCAAATACCTAGCTCTCAGTCATTTAATGATTCATTGGAATTGAGGTTAATAGCTGAAGTAACAACTGCTAATTCTGGTACTTCTTTAAACCAATCACCTGCCCAACGCATCCATTCTTTTCCTTTGAGTAGAATCGCCAATCCTAGGTGGGGTAGatcttcattttcttataaCTCTGGAGATAGAGTTATTCGAGAAGACTTTAATTTGAGAGTGTTTCCCAGAGATAGTACTGAGCACCCTTTGAATGCACCTGCATCTTCACAATACGAACCTACACGTTGGCATACACCTTCTGGTAATGTGAACTTTTCTGAAGGTGTACCTCGATCTTGGATTGGATCTAGTTCAAATGCCCACCCTTCACATAACTCTGGCTGGAATTTTAATCATGAAGTCCCAAATGAAAATGTGCAGAGTGTGTCAGAGTTCAATCTTTGGCCCCTTTTTCCATCAATTTGCTCTGCATCTGGTATTCATAATGGTCATTCTACTCCATCTTCTTCTGGCCCTCCCTCGTTTACCCAGGGTTCTGGCAACAATCAATCCTATTTAAGAACAACATTGTTAACGGAAAGAGGTGCTGAAGTTCTCTCTAGTCCCCATTCATTGCAAGCACTAACCTTCGGCAATGAGGGGAGACGACAACTACTATCCGAg ATTCGCCAGGTCTTGATGGCAATTCGAAGGGGTGAGAACTTACGAGCTGAG GAATCAAAATAA
- the LOC106768346 gene encoding E3 ubiquitin-protein ligase MBR1 isoform X5 produces MQGQRRSVGSFPTIISMRQAPSSRGTDTNHQSSLNHVQNAVDSRFSDYRGSFGETAYLCSTSQDVQSFSCWNLGESSSRLNLTNQSNAEGLKSEHGLSSSYNATSEDGLEYEERQFEPNRVIFPVSSSNNLHGNQSRVYPPFCQGSSSNHITQHISLDMGHVANASDRGKGKEASSSVDDYNSNGIDREKTLFGSASCNYIGPSSENSGSMAWVEGDSSSSLVDWGPSCKRKALEGSSRQLCSGGSSSALAQSENDYWPIGPADPNASSNLSDVSTLEDIPVTSPPLLQNVRNEVRQKASNAFPLISIAENLERPLRNFNRRMSQLQDQESIHVNLPSIGCFRHQNHSSLNQIPSSQSFNDSLELRLIAEVTTANSGTSLNQSPAQRIHSFPLSRIANPRWGRSSFSYNSGDRVIREDFNLRVFPRDSTEHPLNAPASSQYEPTRWHTPSGNVNFSEGVPRSWIGSSSNAHPSHNSGWNFNHEVPNENVQSVSEFNLWPLFPSICSASGIHNGHSTPSSSGPPSFTQGSGNNQSYLRTTLLTERGAEVLSSPHSLQALTFGNEGRRQLLSEIRQVLMAIRRGENLRAEDQ; encoded by the exons ATGCAAGGTCAAAGGAGAAGTGTTGGATCGTTCCCAACAATTATTAGTATGAGGCAAGCGCCCAGTTCTCGTGGCACTGATACAAATCATCAGTCTTCCTTGAATCATGTGCAAAATGCTGTAGATTCCCGATTTTCAGATTATAGGGGATCTTTTGGTGAGACTGCATATTTATGTAGTACTAGTCAGGATGTTCAAAGCTTCAGTTGTTGGAATTTAGGGGAATCTAGTTCTAGACTGAATCTGACCAACCAAAGCAATGCGGAAGGTCTAAAATCAGAACATGGTTTGTCTTCTTCATATAATGCTACTAGTGAGGATGGTCTCGAGTATGAGGAAAGACAATTTGAACCAAATAGAGTAATTTTTCCTGTTAGCTCAAGTAATAACCTACATGGCAATCAATCTAGAGTTTATCCTCCCTTTTGTCAAGGCTCTAGTTCTAATCATATTACCCAACATATTAGTCTAGATATGGGGCATGTTGCCAATGCTTCTGACCGTGGGAAGGGAAAAGAAGCTAGTAGTAGTGTTGATGACTATAATAGTAATGGAATAGATAGAGAAAAGACATTATTTGGCAGTGCATCATGTAATTACATAGGACCTTCATCTGAAAACTCTGGATCCATGGCTTGGGTTGAAGGTGATAGTTCAAGTTCTCTAGTTGATTGGGGTCCTTCCTGCAAGAGAAAAGCTCTTGAAGGTAGTTCTAGGCAACTGTGCTCAGGAGGAAGCTCAAGCGCGCTTGCACAATCTGAAAATGATTATTGGCCTATTGGTCCTGCTGATCCTAATGCTTCTAGCAACTTAAGTGATGTTTCAACTTTGGAGGATATTCCTGTTACCAGTCCTCCATTACTGCAGAATGTAAGAAATGAAGTGAGACAAAAAGCTTCCAATGCATTTCCTTTGATAAGTATTGCAGAAAATCTAGAAAGGCCTCTAAGAAACTTCAATAGAAGAATGAGCCAACTACAGGATCAGGAATCTATACATGTCAATTTACCATCAATAGGGTGTTTTAGGCATCAAAATCATTCTTCGCTGAATCAAATACCTAGCTCTCAGTCATTTAATGATTCATTGGAATTGAGGTTAATAGCTGAAGTAACAACTGCTAATTCTGGTACTTCTTTAAACCAATCACCTGCCCAACGCATCCATTCTTTTCCTTTGAGTAGAATCGCCAATCCTAGGTGGGGTAGatcttcattttcttataaCTCTGGAGATAGAGTTATTCGAGAAGACTTTAATTTGAGAGTGTTTCCCAGAGATAGTACTGAGCACCCTTTGAATGCACCTGCATCTTCACAATACGAACCTACACGTTGGCATACACCTTCTGGTAATGTGAACTTTTCTGAAGGTGTACCTCGATCTTGGATTGGATCTAGTTCAAATGCCCACCCTTCACATAACTCTGGCTGGAATTTTAATCATGAAGTCCCAAATGAAAATGTGCAGAGTGTGTCAGAGTTCAATCTTTGGCCCCTTTTTCCATCAATTTGCTCTGCATCTGGTATTCATAATGGTCATTCTACTCCATCTTCTTCTGGCCCTCCCTCGTTTACCCAGGGTTCTGGCAACAATCAATCCTATTTAAGAACAACATTGTTAACGGAAAGAGGTGCTGAAGTTCTCTCTAGTCCCCATTCATTGCAAGCACTAACCTTCGGCAATGAGGGGAGACGACAACTACTATCCGAg ATTCGCCAGGTCTTGATGGCAATTCGAAGGGGTGAGAACTTACGAGCTGAG
- the LOC106768346 gene encoding E3 ubiquitin-protein ligase MBR2 isoform X2, with protein MQGQRRSVGSFPTIISMRQAPSSRGTDTNHQSSLNHVQNAVDSRFSDYRGSFGETAYLCSTSQDVQSFSCWNLGESSSRLNLTNQSNAEGLKSEHGLSSSYNATSEDGLEYEERQFEPNRVIFPVSSSNNLHGNQSRVYPPFCQGSSSNHITQHISLDMGHVANASDRGKGKEASSSVDDYNSNGIDREKTLFGSASCNYIGPSSENSGSMAWVEGDSSSSLVDWGPSCKRKALEGSSRQLCSGGSSSALAQSENDYWPIGPADPNASSNLSDVSTLEDIPVTSPPLLQNVRNEVRQKASNAFPLISIAENLERPLRNFNRRMSQLQDQESIHVNLPSIGCFRHQNHSSLNQIPSSQSFNDSLELRLIAEVTTANSGTSLNQSPAQRIHSFPLSRIANPRWGRSSFSYNSGDRVIREDFNLRVFPRDSTEHPLNAPASSQYEPTRWHTPSGNVNFSEGVPRSWIGSSSNAHPSHNSGWNFNHEVPNENVQSVSEFNLWPLFPSICSASGIHNGHSTPSSSGPPSFTQGSGNNQSYLRTTLLTERGAEVLSSPHSLQALTFGNEGRRQLLSEIRQVLMAIRRGENLRAEDEFGDGENVGSLDCGHEFHSACIKQWLMQKNICPICKVVALAT; from the exons ATGCAAGGTCAAAGGAGAAGTGTTGGATCGTTCCCAACAATTATTAGTATGAGGCAAGCGCCCAGTTCTCGTGGCACTGATACAAATCATCAGTCTTCCTTGAATCATGTGCAAAATGCTGTAGATTCCCGATTTTCAGATTATAGGGGATCTTTTGGTGAGACTGCATATTTATGTAGTACTAGTCAGGATGTTCAAAGCTTCAGTTGTTGGAATTTAGGGGAATCTAGTTCTAGACTGAATCTGACCAACCAAAGCAATGCGGAAGGTCTAAAATCAGAACATGGTTTGTCTTCTTCATATAATGCTACTAGTGAGGATGGTCTCGAGTATGAGGAAAGACAATTTGAACCAAATAGAGTAATTTTTCCTGTTAGCTCAAGTAATAACCTACATGGCAATCAATCTAGAGTTTATCCTCCCTTTTGTCAAGGCTCTAGTTCTAATCATATTACCCAACATATTAGTCTAGATATGGGGCATGTTGCCAATGCTTCTGACCGTGGGAAGGGAAAAGAAGCTAGTAGTAGTGTTGATGACTATAATAGTAATGGAATAGATAGAGAAAAGACATTATTTGGCAGTGCATCATGTAATTACATAGGACCTTCATCTGAAAACTCTGGATCCATGGCTTGGGTTGAAGGTGATAGTTCAAGTTCTCTAGTTGATTGGGGTCCTTCCTGCAAGAGAAAAGCTCTTGAAGGTAGTTCTAGGCAACTGTGCTCAGGAGGAAGCTCAAGCGCGCTTGCACAATCTGAAAATGATTATTGGCCTATTGGTCCTGCTGATCCTAATGCTTCTAGCAACTTAAGTGATGTTTCAACTTTGGAGGATATTCCTGTTACCAGTCCTCCATTACTGCAGAATGTAAGAAATGAAGTGAGACAAAAAGCTTCCAATGCATTTCCTTTGATAAGTATTGCAGAAAATCTAGAAAGGCCTCTAAGAAACTTCAATAGAAGAATGAGCCAACTACAGGATCAGGAATCTATACATGTCAATTTACCATCAATAGGGTGTTTTAGGCATCAAAATCATTCTTCGCTGAATCAAATACCTAGCTCTCAGTCATTTAATGATTCATTGGAATTGAGGTTAATAGCTGAAGTAACAACTGCTAATTCTGGTACTTCTTTAAACCAATCACCTGCCCAACGCATCCATTCTTTTCCTTTGAGTAGAATCGCCAATCCTAGGTGGGGTAGatcttcattttcttataaCTCTGGAGATAGAGTTATTCGAGAAGACTTTAATTTGAGAGTGTTTCCCAGAGATAGTACTGAGCACCCTTTGAATGCACCTGCATCTTCACAATACGAACCTACACGTTGGCATACACCTTCTGGTAATGTGAACTTTTCTGAAGGTGTACCTCGATCTTGGATTGGATCTAGTTCAAATGCCCACCCTTCACATAACTCTGGCTGGAATTTTAATCATGAAGTCCCAAATGAAAATGTGCAGAGTGTGTCAGAGTTCAATCTTTGGCCCCTTTTTCCATCAATTTGCTCTGCATCTGGTATTCATAATGGTCATTCTACTCCATCTTCTTCTGGCCCTCCCTCGTTTACCCAGGGTTCTGGCAACAATCAATCCTATTTAAGAACAACATTGTTAACGGAAAGAGGTGCTGAAGTTCTCTCTAGTCCCCATTCATTGCAAGCACTAACCTTCGGCAATGAGGGGAGACGACAACTACTATCCGAg ATTCGCCAGGTCTTGATGGCAATTCGAAGGGGTGAGAACTTACGAGCTGAG
- the LOC106768346 gene encoding E3 ubiquitin-protein ligase MBR2 isoform X3 — protein sequence MQGQRRSVGSFPTIISMRQAPSSRGTDTNHQSSLNHVQNAVDSRFSDYRGSFGETAYLCSTSQDVQSFSCWNLGESSSRLNLTNQSNAEGLKSEHGLSSSYNATSEDGLEYEERQFEPNRVIFPVSSSNNLHGNQSRVYPPFCQGSSSNHITQHISLDMGHVANASDRGKGKEASSSVDDYNSNGIDREKTLFGSASCNYIGPSSENSGSMAWVEGDSSSSLVDWGPSCKRKALEGSSRQLCSGGSSSALAQSENDYWPIGPADPNASSNLSDVSTLEDIPVTSPPLLQNVRNEVRQKASNAFPLISIAENLERPLRNFNRRMSQLQDQESIHVNLPSIGCFRHQNHSSLNQIPSSQSFNDSLELRLIAEVTTANSGTSLNQSPAQRIHSFPLSRIANPRWGRSSFSYNSGDRVIREDFNLRVFPRDSTEHPLNAPASSQYEPTRWHTPSGNVNFSEGVPRSWIGSSSNAHPSHNSGWNFNHEVPNENVQSVSEFNLWPLFPSICSASGIHNGHSTPSSSGPPSFTQGSGNNQSYLRTTLLTERGAEVLSSPHSLQALTFGNEGRRQLLSEIRQVLMAIRRGSIIMYKLEEMQVWSK from the exons ATGCAAGGTCAAAGGAGAAGTGTTGGATCGTTCCCAACAATTATTAGTATGAGGCAAGCGCCCAGTTCTCGTGGCACTGATACAAATCATCAGTCTTCCTTGAATCATGTGCAAAATGCTGTAGATTCCCGATTTTCAGATTATAGGGGATCTTTTGGTGAGACTGCATATTTATGTAGTACTAGTCAGGATGTTCAAAGCTTCAGTTGTTGGAATTTAGGGGAATCTAGTTCTAGACTGAATCTGACCAACCAAAGCAATGCGGAAGGTCTAAAATCAGAACATGGTTTGTCTTCTTCATATAATGCTACTAGTGAGGATGGTCTCGAGTATGAGGAAAGACAATTTGAACCAAATAGAGTAATTTTTCCTGTTAGCTCAAGTAATAACCTACATGGCAATCAATCTAGAGTTTATCCTCCCTTTTGTCAAGGCTCTAGTTCTAATCATATTACCCAACATATTAGTCTAGATATGGGGCATGTTGCCAATGCTTCTGACCGTGGGAAGGGAAAAGAAGCTAGTAGTAGTGTTGATGACTATAATAGTAATGGAATAGATAGAGAAAAGACATTATTTGGCAGTGCATCATGTAATTACATAGGACCTTCATCTGAAAACTCTGGATCCATGGCTTGGGTTGAAGGTGATAGTTCAAGTTCTCTAGTTGATTGGGGTCCTTCCTGCAAGAGAAAAGCTCTTGAAGGTAGTTCTAGGCAACTGTGCTCAGGAGGAAGCTCAAGCGCGCTTGCACAATCTGAAAATGATTATTGGCCTATTGGTCCTGCTGATCCTAATGCTTCTAGCAACTTAAGTGATGTTTCAACTTTGGAGGATATTCCTGTTACCAGTCCTCCATTACTGCAGAATGTAAGAAATGAAGTGAGACAAAAAGCTTCCAATGCATTTCCTTTGATAAGTATTGCAGAAAATCTAGAAAGGCCTCTAAGAAACTTCAATAGAAGAATGAGCCAACTACAGGATCAGGAATCTATACATGTCAATTTACCATCAATAGGGTGTTTTAGGCATCAAAATCATTCTTCGCTGAATCAAATACCTAGCTCTCAGTCATTTAATGATTCATTGGAATTGAGGTTAATAGCTGAAGTAACAACTGCTAATTCTGGTACTTCTTTAAACCAATCACCTGCCCAACGCATCCATTCTTTTCCTTTGAGTAGAATCGCCAATCCTAGGTGGGGTAGatcttcattttcttataaCTCTGGAGATAGAGTTATTCGAGAAGACTTTAATTTGAGAGTGTTTCCCAGAGATAGTACTGAGCACCCTTTGAATGCACCTGCATCTTCACAATACGAACCTACACGTTGGCATACACCTTCTGGTAATGTGAACTTTTCTGAAGGTGTACCTCGATCTTGGATTGGATCTAGTTCAAATGCCCACCCTTCACATAACTCTGGCTGGAATTTTAATCATGAAGTCCCAAATGAAAATGTGCAGAGTGTGTCAGAGTTCAATCTTTGGCCCCTTTTTCCATCAATTTGCTCTGCATCTGGTATTCATAATGGTCATTCTACTCCATCTTCTTCTGGCCCTCCCTCGTTTACCCAGGGTTCTGGCAACAATCAATCCTATTTAAGAACAACATTGTTAACGGAAAGAGGTGCTGAAGTTCTCTCTAGTCCCCATTCATTGCAAGCACTAACCTTCGGCAATGAGGGGAGACGACAACTACTATCCGAg ATTCGCCAGGTCTTGATGGCAATTCGAAGGG
- the LOC106769006 gene encoding caffeoyl-CoA O-methyltransferase yields the protein MANNGDQNQTEAGRHQEVGHKSLLQSDALYQYILETSVYPREPESMKELRELTAKHPWNIMTTSADEGQFLNMLLKLINAKNTMEIGVYTGYSLLATALALPDDGKILAMDINRENYELGLPVIKKAGVDHKIEFREGPALPVLDEMVKDEKNHGSYDFIFVDADKDNYLNYHKRLIELVKVGGLIGYDNTLWNGSVVAPPDAPLRKYVRYYRDFVLELNKALAVDPRIEICMLPVGDGITLCRRIK from the exons ATGGCAAACAACGGTGACCAAAATCAAACTGAAGCTGGAAGGCACCAAGAGGTTGGGCACAAGAGTCTTCTCCAGAGTGATGCTCTTTACCAG TATATTCTGGAGACCAGTGTCTACCCGAGAGAACCTGAATCCATGAAAGAATTGAGAGAGTTGACGGCAAAACACCCTTG GAATATCATGACTACCTCTGCTGACGAAGGACAATTCTTGAACATGCTCCTTAAGCTTATCAATGCCAAGAATACCATGGAAATTGGTGTCTACACTGGGTATTCACTGCTTGCCACCGCCCTCGCTCTTCCTGATGATGGAAAG ATCTTGGCCATGGACATTAACAGGGAGAATTACGAGCTGGGTTTACCTGTAATTAAAAAAGCTGGTGTTGACCACAAAATTGAATTCAGAGAAGGTCCTGCTCTTCCAGTTCTCGATGAGATGGTTAAGGAT GAGAAGAACCATGGGAGCTATGATTTCATATTTGTGGATGCGGACAAGGACAACTACCTCAACTACCACAAAAGGTTGATTGAGCTTGTCAAAGTTGGAGGCTTGATCGGGTACGACAACACCCTATGGAACGGTTCGGTGGTGGCACCCCCTGATGCTCCTCTCAGGAAGTATGTTAGGTACTACAGGGACTTCGTGTTGGAGCTCAACAAGGCCTTGGCTGTGGACCCCAGAATCGAAATTTGCATGCTTCCGGTTGGTGATGGAATCACCCTCTGCCGCCGGATCAAGTGA
- the LOC106767390 gene encoding 40S ribosomal protein S16 — protein sequence MSQGQELEQVQCFGRKKTAVAVTYCKRGRGLIKINGCPIELVEPEILRFKAFEPILLLGKSRFAGVDMRIRVNGGGHTSQIYAIRQSIAKALVAFYQKYVDEQSKKEIKDILVRYDRTLLVADPRRCEPKKFGGRGARARFQKSYR from the coding sequence ATGTCACAGGGGCAAGAGCTGGAGCAGGTGCAATGCTTCGGCCGCAAGAAGACGGCGGTGGCGGTTACCTACTGCAAGCGAGGGCGCGGCCTTATTAAGATCAACGGTTGCCCCATCGAGCTCGTCGAACCGGAAATCCTCCGGTTCAAGGCTTTTGAGCCGATCCTCCTTCTCGGAAAGAGCCGGTTCGCGGGAGTAGATATGCGAATTCGCGTCAACGGTGGTGGCCACACCTCCCAGATTTATGCCATTCGTCAGAGCATTGCTAAAGCCCTCGTCGCCTTCTACCAGAAGTACGTGGACGAACAGAGCAAGAAGGAGATCAAGGACATCCTCGTTCGCTATGACCGCACGTTGCTCGTTGCAGACCCCAGGCGCTGCGAGCCTAAGAAGTTCGGTGGTCGCGGTGCCCGAGCCAGGTTCCAGAAGTCTTACCGTTGA